Sequence from the Suncus etruscus isolate mSunEtr1 chromosome 1, mSunEtr1.pri.cur, whole genome shotgun sequence genome:
tacccactgtagtattttTCTTAGCCCAAATCTGAACATGGTTTTTGGTGAAGAAAGAAAGTTTGAAACTTGCATAGAAAGATTTGAGTGGAGAGAAAGGGATAAGTGTGTTTtcaagagaacacaggcttctctgaATTGGAAATAGGTCAGCAAAGGAACAGACAAGCAAACTAGATGTGCAAAGGAAGAACGATGGGCTTGAAGAGTGAGCCCCAAACCTggacagctttatttttttattttttggtttttgggccacatgaggtggcgctcaggggtcactcctgactgcgctcagggattgaacctggatctatcccgtgttgtccacatgcaaggcaaacgccctacctttcttattgctccagccccatggataTTGACTTAAATTATTTAAGCAGTAGAtggatatattttcttcttttattgtttgtgggGGTTTTTGAGTGAGGGGAGGtacacctggctcttcactcagaaattactcctggaagattctggggatcatccctggggatgccagggatcaaaccttggttggtataaggcaagtgttctacctactgtactattgtgcTCTGATCTGGACCATTTTAAATGATTGCTTTTATGATGAATGTAacaaaatttttgtgtgtgtagcaTCCTCTATGGGTGTGTGTGTTATCTTTATAGTTActcagtttggggccagagagatacttaAATGTGCTGATACTTAAATGAGGCCAAATGGTTGGCTCCCTGTTGGTACATAGTCCCTCTAGGCACCAACAGAAAGTAATACAGAGtgggaatagcccctaagcataccaaaacccaaataaattaaTCAGTTTTCTGCATATAAtcactgtctttttgttttgggtctagACTTGGCTGCCCTTCGGGCTTGTACTTAGCTTGCACTCCGGGATGACTTCTGGTATTCTAGGGGACCCTAAGAGCTATACTGTATGGGGGATTCATTTCCAGGTCAACCACAaagtaaggcaagcacctcacccacTCAACTAGAGAGTCTCTCTGGCATCtaattatttctgtcttttttggtttggttttgggtcagacccagtggctctcaagtcactcctggctctgtgctcagaagtcactcctggtaagcttgggggaccatgtggtatgccaggattcgaatcactatcTAACCTGTGTTGACTGcaggcagggcaaatgccttaccactgtgctattgcccggTCCCTAATCATTTCGGTCTTAATAGAAATAATTGCTATTGACTCAAAAGCCTAGAGTTCACATATTGCTTGTGGAGACTGGGAATTCTGTTCCTCTTGCTGATTTTGGCCCTCAGCATTGCTGGAACTGATTCATCTCACCAAACCTTCACGACAAGTATCACTAGGAGAGATTGTTAGTATCTTCTACAGAGCCAAGGCTAAACCCAGCAGTGATGGGGGATGGATGCAAGTGATGCCAGGTAGAGAATGCAAGCCTCACTCAGGTCAGATTTTTACTGTCTTGAGTCACCTCcatggccccagaaaaaaaaatttttggacttAAAGTATAAGCTATATGCAAGTCTGTTTTCCTAATGATATAAAGAtaatttgggggcccggagagatagcacagtggtgtttgccttgcaaaccaggacctaaggtggttggttcgagtcccggtgtcccatatggtcccccgtgcctgctaggagctatttctgagcagacagccagaagtaacccctgagcaccaccgcgtgtggcccaaaaaaacaaaaacaaaaacaaacaaaaaaaaaagataatttggggGTATTTAACAATACCCTGTAAAGAGATTCTTGTTTGCTCTTGCTCTTATTTTTGGAAtacacctggttgtgttcagagatcactcatggaaaGAATCCATATGCAATACTAGGGATCGAACTGGGCTGGTCCCAAGATAGGTAAGCATCTTATCCTCTGAAGTATATCTTTGGCCCCAAAGAGAATTATCAGTCTACCCAGTAAACATAAAAGTGGGCAAGaggggggctgagagatagcatggaggtaggacgtgtttgccttgcatgcagaaggatggtagtttgaaccctggcatcccatatggtcccccaagcctgccaggggcgatttctgagcatagagccaggagtaacccctaagcgctgcctgttgtgacccagaaacaaaacaaacaaacaaaaaaaagtgggcaaCATACTGGGTAGAgccagggtgtttgccttgcatgtgaccaacccggtTCAATCCTTGCCATCtctaatggtcccccaagccttccaggagtgatttctgagcacagagcattgagtaacacctgaacactgctggtgtggtccaaaaaccaaaagggggaATCTCTTTTTAGAGCCTCCTATGAGAATTTCTAATCAATTGATTGCATTTTCCAAATAGTGCTTAGGAGGCCTTGAGTCATTCATTCCCCACCCAAGCCAACCCAGTTCCAACCCCGACATCGGTCTGGGCGAGTGGTCCAGTGCAGGGGCCTAGAGACACGCCAGGGCTGTCCCAACTGTGCTGAGTCTGCTTCATGCTGCCGAACAGCTATGCTCACTCTCCCAATTCCGAAGTAGTATTATTAGTATTTCAAATTAGTGTTACGAGTAGTAGTATTATTTTGAAACCTGAGAtgcttttaatgtttaaatttggGAATAACTAATAAGTTATTAGTTAAAGTTTTAGAATTTCTTATATTtctggggcctaagagatagcatggaagtaaggcatttgccttgcatgcagaaggttggtggttcgaatcctgtcctcccaaatggtcccctgagcctgccaggagcgatattttttttagcgtaaagccaggagtaacccctgagtgctgccgggtgtgcccccccaaaagagagaatTTCTTATATTTCTGTGCTTAAATGATTACTAGGTAATTATTAAAGAAGACAttaatattgaaattattttcttcattttatttctcctaGAATGCTAAAGTAATTGTTTACACACACCTGCCAGCACCTGTTCTTTTTTCCTCCACAGGAACATTTCTGCTCCCTCCACAGGGTTCTTTCTGAACATACACAGATTTCTTCCAATCTTGATTTTCTTTGTACTTCTTTGTCATCTGATTGTTTTTCTGTTGTCTCATCTACTTTTCTCAGCCTTTTACATGGTgtgttttattgattgattggttggttgattgtttcAGGGGTTGGGGGAACGACACAGAGCCAGCTGAGCTCTGAGTgagttttctcctgactctactcgggtcactcctggcaggcaggtcTGTCTGCAGCTCTATGTTTCTGTTTTTAATCTGCCTCTCCTTGGGCATGGTACAGTCACCCTGCTGTGACATGTCTGTAAGAGGATGTGACTGACACACAAAGGAAAATGATTTTACCTATGGTGATGAGATCCAGCAGGCAGGAATGCCTGTCTGTCTTCTACCAGTCTGTCTTTCACCATTGAGGGGAGATTTCTCAGTCTTTATTGATATGAGATTAGAGACATACGTGTTTGTGTTCAGATATTTTTGTTACATGTTGTGGCCAGATAGTTTTATAGGTTCTTTTTGTCTATGAAACTGTGTTTGTATAGAACTCTCAGTCTCCCTTCCACATAGATGTTTATCTGTAATTgtgtttgaagagaaaaaaatagaagaggaaatACATTGAGATGACAGTTTTATTGAAGGATGAAATCTCAGGTGGGACCAAAATGATAGTTCAGTGGCAGGGTGCCTGTCTGGTACACAGCTGGTGagggctcacacacacacacacacacacacacacccctgatgAGTGTTCcatctcccccacacacacacacagctggtgagggctcacacacacacacacacacacacccctgatgAGTGTTTCAtctcccctccacacacacacccccctgATGAGGGTTCCATCTCCatgaggaataaaccctgatcacctctgacacacacacacaccctggtacAAACATACAGCTGATGAAGGTTCCATTTCCATGAGGAATAAACCCAgatcacctctctctctctctctctctctctctctctctctctctctctctctctctctctctctctctctttctctctctctctctctctcccctctctctctctcacatacacacacacacacacacacacacacacaccacacacaccacacacacccctGATGAGGGTTCCATCTCCatgaggaataaaccctgatcacctctgggtcacacatacacacacaacaaaacacatacacataccTGTTGAGGGTTCTATCTCCATGAGGAATACACGCACACACCACCCTGATTACCTCTAATGAGGGTTCCATCTCCATGAGAAATCTCACACATACACAGCCCTGATGAGGGTTCCATCTCCAtgagaaatcacacacacacacacacacacacacacacacacacaccgatgACGGTTCCATCTCCAtgaggaataaaccctgaccacCTCTGGGTCtcaacacacacacccctgatgAGGGTTCCATCTCCATgaggaatacacacacacacaaccaaacaCACACCCACATACACCCACACACCCTGATGAGGGTTCCATCTCCATGATCTCCATGAGGAACAAACCCTGATCACctctgggacacacacacacacacacacacacacacacacacacacacacacacacacacacacacacctgatgaGGGTTCCATCTCCatgaggaataaaccctgatcaccTCTGGGTCATACACACATACAAgcaaatacatatacacatacatcaAAAAATACCCCTCTGggtcacacacatacaaacaaccaaacacacacacacacacacaaaaatcaatcaaaatgtttttgggtttttttttttagatgaggGAGAAAGAGCTTGATAGGTAGcagaaggtaagacatttgccttggggctggagcagtggcgcatcaatagggcttttgccttgcatgtggctgacataggacagatCGGGTTTGtttccccatcgtcccatatggtcccccaaaccaggagtgatttctgagtacatagccaggattaacccctgagtgtcactaggtgttgcccaaaaacaaaaaaaaaacaaaaaacaaaaaaaggcattcACCTTGTATGTAGCCATATCCACAACAGATGAGATCTTGGTTCACATCTTGGCACTTCATGGTGTCCTGAGAACTACTCtacccaacaacaacaatgacaaagaaagaatgaggccagaagcacagcaggtaaggaaggcACATGTCACATACAGTCTCCTgactgatctctgagtgcagaatcagccaggaataagccttgagcatagtcaggtatgCCCTGCCCCCCCCAATTCAGATGTTGATTATAGTTATATACTTCATTGGTAATTGTcaatatataattgttttatatacttACAGACCTTATATTAAGAtgtttctaggggctggagcgatagcacagttggtcgggcatttgccttgcacacagtcaacccgtCATGGACTCGATTTGATTCCctgcgtcccatgtggttcccagagcctgccaggagcaacttctgagcgcagagccaggagtaacttacccctgagcaccactgggtgtggcccaaaaaccaaaagaaaaagatatatctGGGGGTCACGGAAAGCTTACAATTCACACTCCTgtgacctcatgaagctcacaccATGCTTTCCAAGGTACTCAGTTGATTTGAAGATGAAAATCTTCGCTGTCACCtaatattgattttcttttttcaggtacCATGATTGTCAGTTTTCAGAGCATGATTGGCCTATACATCACAATTTTGATATTGATGAAGTTCAGCTTGACCCAAGGGCTCTGTCTGATGTTACTGATGAAGAAGAAGTACAAGTAGATCCTCGAAAATACTTGGATGGAGATCGTGAAAAGTACTTGGAGGACCCTGCTTTTGATACCAATTACTCTGCTGAGTCCTGTTGGCAGTACTCAGATCATCATGAAAACAAATATTGTGATTTGGAGTGTAGCCATACTTGTAACTACAAAATGAGGTCATCATCATATTTAGATAACTTAGTTTGGAGAGAGAGTGAAGTTAACCATTACTATGAACCCAAACTTATTATAGATCTTTCCAATTGGAAGGAGCAGAGCAAAGAAAAACCTGATAAGAGAGGCAAGTCAAAATGCGAAAGGAATGGATTGGTGAAAGCTCAGATAGCTCTAGAGGAAGCATCACAGCAACTGgctgagaaagagagggaaaaaaatcaggGATTTGACTTTGATTCTTTCATTGCAGGAACTATTCAGCTTAGTTCACAGCATGAATCATCTGATGTTGTTGATAAATTAAATGACTTGAATAGCTCAGTGTCCCAACTAGAATTGAAAAGTTTAATCTCAAAGTCGGTGAgccaagaaaaacaagaaaaaggaatggcaAATTTGGCTCAGTTAGAAGCTTTATACCAGTCTTCCTGGGATAGCCAGTTTGTGGGTAGTGGGGAAGACTGCTTTCTTATAAATCAATTTTGTTGTGAGGTAAGGAAAGATGAGCAGGTTGAGAAAGAAAATACTTACACCAGTTACTTGGACAAGTTCTTTAGCAGAAAAGAAGATACTGAAATGCTAGAAACTGAGCCAGTGGAGGATGGGAAGCTTGGGGAGAGAGGAAATGACGAAGGATTTCTGAGTCATGGTGGGGAGTACCTCTTTAACAAGCAGCTTGAGTCCATAGGTATCCCACAGTTCCACAGTCCGGTGGGGTCACCACTTAAGTCAATCCAGGCCACATTAACACCGTCTGCTATGAAATCTTCCCCTCAGATTCCTCATAAGACATACAGCAACATTCTGAAACATTTGAACTAAAACACTCAGCAGACATTTCTCTTTGTGTTTTTCATGAAGTGTGTTTTGTCTTTCATTATAGTTTTaagtcattctctttttttttttttcacttgaatCAGATGGTGTCATTTAGAAAGGATTTTGTTAGTTCTTGGTTTTTTAAATCCAAACTTTTTTTCTACATGTGAGATGGTTTTCATTTTAACTGGCATGTCCTTTGCACACAAAACTAAAGATTGAGCAAAATGATGCAATGCAGGAGGAGACAAATGCACTAAGTAAGACAAGTGTAGgaaaaaacatcaacaaaaaaacaTTCTCTCATAGAACAGTGATCTGTTTTACAGGAAACAAAATCTTGCCTTGAAATTTACACAGTGAGACTGTACATAATTGCatgaaaatatctattttttcctAGAGCATTTTTCATTCATGAGTATTTTCAAGTTTTTCATACTGTACACATTTCTTAAAACACATGATACCAGCAGCAACTGCAAATGAATGCCGAATTTGGTAAACATGTGTTATCTACCTCAAGGTAACAAAAGTATGTGGCAAAACATACCACCCATAGTGCTCACAACACGCACTTCTATTTAGCCAGCATTTATTATAGCAAACTATTCTTACAACCCATTCACCATGTATACATGTTCTGGTATGCGTTCTTTTATAGTGAAGCGTTACTACATCACCTTATTTATTTGAGCAAATTCCGTAGATTTTCTGTAATGATAAAAAGTTAACtttgtttctaaaattaatttgcaAACACATTTTCTCCACTTGGCACTATGGTCTGTTGCCCGCTTGGCTGATTCTAGAGTGTCAGCTCTTCCTAGGCTGTCCACGTACTTCATTCACATACTATTATCCACTTTAAGTAAAGTGCTCACTGTGTATAGGAATTTGTATTTTGGAGGTGCTTGATCTATCtacaaagaaaaattaggaattactttattataaaatgctCCTAGAAGTcttaattgtgtttatttttaaaaaataaaacaactgtaaTGTTAGGTGTGTGCATGGAAGTAATTAAGGTACATCATTATTGTAGTTTAAAAGTTGTACatgataagttttgtttttacgaATGATCTATTTCCCCATCCCAAGGCAAGCATGAATAAAATTAGGTTAAATGTAGCATGTGGCTGTTGCAGTCTCTTAGAATTTGtttcatctcttttattttattgaatactcTGTATCTTTGGTTATCCTGTTTAAAGAAAACAAGGACAAATAAAACATGACCAGCAAATACAGCTTCTGTTTCAGTCCATATGTAATGAAAATTGTCTGCTGGGCAGAAATTATTCGGATCTTGATCTAGTTCTGTTTTTCACCATCTTTGAaatgtgtttaaaagaaaaaagttcaggggctggagagatagcatggaggtaaggcgtttgcctttcatgcagaaggtcatcagttcgaatccggcttcccatatggcccctgtgcctgccaggagcaatttctgagcctggagccaggaataacccctgagcactgccgggtgtgacccaaaaatcacacacacaaaagaaaaaaggtcaggggccggagcaatagcacagtgggtagggcgtttaccgaaggtaccctaggctttccccactcccaagccGGCTCCAGAGGGAGTCTTAGGGTGTGGGCTTTGAACTTCCGGTCGGGAAggatcttcttccttcctgggagctgggagtctctgccagcatgggtttTGGCAGACCACCGtggtgccagcggcctttttttACACTTGGAGGAGCTTAACTGGGGGTGGCTGATAGTTGATCGGCTGTACTCGGGTAGTCACTGGTAAGTTCATACCTGTCTACATGTtccaaaccgcgcgggggcacaatatatattaatatattataaatattatatattattatgtattatatattaatagtactccatatccttaagatatgtttttatgtatgcagaatgtccatttttatTCTGCTCTTTATAACACCCCTActaaactcatttttactctataactctctcaccccgaaccatcattaccccacatttaccctttttaacttcagtactgcaccatccaaaatcactgaccaatgtggtgcactggatttaaaacccacccaactatttcaaaagcattAAACAGACAAGTATGCCCTttgaatcttttatatttattttctttgacggctatatcTCTTAATagtctcttatatagtgacgatttcccctactttttatcttttcttctctgaactgatcaataaggaatttggtgaaagttTATCGTTTAtgtatgaaccaagtcacggggattgttggacttgttcttgcagcccctatatgtaccaataatgccacgtggcattattccttgtttgcataagcacattaaaatggtgaaattctatacatacaaatagttcttatctaatggagatgggaacacacaaaacttgtagtgcaattggactttacaccctgaacattgacataatgacctggcgcaggcctcagaagaatgggcattctccattcactcctgaactagggaagccacctacgaaacatccaacattgtctataatatcacctggaagcaatctaccagggaaggccctccCGCTGCTcttgacatcgacctactcaaaatagacttcccttaacactgagaagactttaacaacaataatgtcctgcttactactggacagggctctgcattgccctttaattgtgaggtgaaactagaggacactcgaCACCAGcctaacttcaatgtaggatatgcagattccaggatcttttgccaacaacagagactgaaaaataaaactgtattgacactacagacaacGACTTGGATTAGGCAAACTTCTGCTGGAACCtcgagctggtcttatgccaggaaacttaaggggtagggtctccttgtatttaggccaaggcttttcctttccatgtcccccatattttggtgggcttatgcaaacaataattgccactctaacaccatttttacttagctcctttgactctaaaccttaaacaaacaaacaaaaaaccaccttaaaaaaaaataaaaaagttcaggggccggagcaataacacagtgggtagggcatttacctgacATACGACTGACCCAGTTTGATACTGGcatcccaagcctgtcaggaataatttctgagctagagtaaatccctgagtattactggctGTGGTTCAacctcccccacaaaagaaaaaagttatttatctCATTTCTTGACCTACCATAAcacttttaaaatggaaaaagacaTTATAGAAAGCTTTTATACTGGATGTGTGGGGAGACCTTTAAATGTCTTCTCTTTGCTCAAAAACATAGCTTTTTACCTGTCCACATAGGGAGCTCTTCTGTTagcctcacttttcttttttgtttttcgtcATTGTTTGGTTTAAAACCAGCTCcattggggccagcaaggtggcgctagaggtaaggtgtctgccttgcaagcgctagccaaggaaggacagcggttctatcccccagcgtcccatatggtccccccaagccaggggcaatttctgagcgcttaaccaggagtaacccctgagcatcaaacagatgtggcccgaaaaaccaaaaattaaaaattaaaaaaaaaagcccagctcCATTAATATCTGTTATCTGTCTACCTTTCCAATGACATTTTTTCCCCTAGATTCACAAAGCTTTaacaaatgtaattatttttctgggTCAATTCCATTGTCATCTGAAGTATATTATGTGCGCCCTTAAGGAATGGTCTTAGAGGAAAGCTCAGAGGTTTTTCACCCTGTGGAATGTTAGCTGTGATATTTTCATAAAGGCaatctacccactgtgttatctctggcccctagatttctccccccccccaaaaaaaaatgattcattgCAGTGGAGCTGATGGACAGGATTACATACTCCTTGCGGTGAGAATTTAGTGTTTTGGCTGGTTGAACTGGCCTGTTGATGAACTGTTGGTGGGTTCTGCTGGGCATCACCAATAATGCTTGGAGACCCATGTATGCCAAGGCCACGAAAATCCTAGACCTGGACTTTCCCACTTGAATTAACTACCAGACca
This genomic interval carries:
- the MAPK6 gene encoding mitogen-activated protein kinase 6; protein product: MAEKFESLMNIHGFDLGSRYMDLKPLGCGGNGLVFSAVDNDCDKRVAIKKIVLTDPQSVKHALREIKIIRRLDHDNIVKVFEILGPSGSQLTDDVGSLTELNSVYIVQEYMETDLANVLEQGPLLEEHARLFMYQLLRGLKYIHSANVLHRDLKPANLFINTEDLVLKIGDFGLARIMDPHYSHKGHLSEGLVTKWYRSPRLLLSPNNYTKAIDMWAAGCIFAEMLTGKTLFAGAHELEQMQLILESIPVVHEEDRQELLSVIPVYIRNDMTEPHKPLTQLLPGISREALDFLEQILTFSPMDRLTAEEALSHPYMSIYSFPTDEPISSHPFHIEDEVDDILLMDETHSHIYNWERYHDCQFSEHDWPIHHNFDIDEVQLDPRALSDVTDEEEVQVDPRKYLDGDREKYLEDPAFDTNYSAESCWQYSDHHENKYCDLECSHTCNYKMRSSSYLDNLVWRESEVNHYYEPKLIIDLSNWKEQSKEKPDKRGKSKCERNGLVKAQIALEEASQQLAEKEREKNQGFDFDSFIAGTIQLSSQHESSDVVDKLNDLNSSVSQLELKSLISKSVSQEKQEKGMANLAQLEALYQSSWDSQFVGSGEDCFLINQFCCEVRKDEQVEKENTYTSYLDKFFSRKEDTEMLETEPVEDGKLGERGNDEGFLSHGGEYLFNKQLESIGIPQFHSPVGSPLKSIQATLTPSAMKSSPQIPHKTYSNILKHLN